From Danio rerio strain Tuebingen ecotype United States chromosome 7, GRCz12tu, whole genome shotgun sequence, the proteins below share one genomic window:
- the hgfac gene encoding hepatocyte growth factor activator, which yields MRIGITSSWARAGFGPPGVTAALSPGFCRSRGVIFGEIMGDSREDKHCVGSSGDLIPGESCHRTTRTEMSCLDFYVFPPVVTRREFLLLLVLWILLPRLQCAGARKQPPGIKILLSGQSKAVTQKVFTTDGKECKFPFRSGGKIYNQCISVNSNKAWCSLTHNFDRDQKWGFCSSHTRLYNGFLPRRGDLSVCQSNPCLNAGVCATDTHRNSFHCICADGFTGALCEKRKCYELLHLKHYDIGESWSRIYLRSVEMCTCVSAGAVCERTRYTVCSRNPCENDGVCRMIEATGEEVCGCISGYTGQYCNINPAEQCYRGSGSEYRGVVNVTLSGSSCLHWNSELLLNELTVETVDSATRRGLGEHAYCRNPDEDQLPWCYTMMDTHISWEYCDIPACNKPQPGRRAPVISAPPRPSRNPARAPVCGKRHKKRIGRTRILGGTSALPGAHPWMAALYIADEFCAGTLVASCWIVSAAHCFLRNPFKSQIRVVLGQHSFNDTGPNTRTFAVANYSFYPDYTQFEPTLNDIVLVKLKKQDGRCAPKTPFIRPICLPTKNTTFPDHSCCKISGWGHMHEKANSYSNLMEGVVKIMPFEQCSSADVYGSEVRSGMMCAGSDSCVDACQGDSGGPLACECEGVSYLYGIISWGDGCGRSGKPGVYTLVPKYADWINSVIRKPTTVNRVKIRVCVGRQCQT from the exons ATGCGGATCGGCATTACATCATCATGGGCTCGCGCTGGGTTTGGTCCTCCAGGTGTGACCGCGGCACTTTCTCCTGGGTTCTGCCGCTCAAGAGGCGTCATCTTCGGCGAGATAATGGGGGATTCCCGCGAGGACAAACACTGTGTCGGATCATCAGGAGATTTAATTCCCGGTGAAAGCTGCCACAGAACGACTCGTACAGAAATGTCCTGCTTGGATTTTTATGTGTTTCCTCCAGTTGTGACTCGTCGAGAGTTTCTGCTTCTGCTGGTGCTTTGGATTTTATTGCCCCGTTTGCAGTGTGCTGGAGCG cGCAAGCAGCCTCCTggtattaaaatattactttcCGGACAGTCCAAGGCTGTTACTCAGAAAG ttttcACAACAGATGGCAAAGAATGCAAGTTTCCTTTTCGCTCTGGAGGGAAGATTTATAACCAGTGCATCTCTGTGAACTCCAACAAGGCCTG GTGTTCGCTCACACACAACTTTGACCGTGATCAGAAGTGGGGATTTTGCAGTTCACACACACGACTGTACAACG GTTTTCTTCCTCGGCGTGGAGATCTGAGCGTCTGTCAGTCGAACCCGTGTCTGAATGCTGGCGTTTGTGCCACGGACACTCACAGAAACTCTTTCCACTGCATCTGTGCTGACGGATTCACTGGAGCGCTGTGTGAGAAGA gGAAATGCTACGAGCTGCTGCATCTGAAGCATTATGATATCGGAGAGTCGTGGAGCCGGATTTACCTGCGGAGCGTGGAGATGTGCACGTGTGTGAGTGCCGGGGCCGTCTGTGAACGCACACGATACACCG TGTGTTCCAGGAATCCCTGTGAAAATGACGGAGTGTGTAGGATGATTGAAGCCACTGGGGAAGAGGTGTGTGGATGCATATCTGGATATACTGGACAATACTGTAATATCA atccagcagagcagtGTTACCGTGGTTCTGGCTCTGAGTACCGCGGTGTGGTGAACGTGACTCTCTCCGGCTCCTCGTGTCTGCACTGGAACTCAGAGCTGCTGCTGAACGAGCTCACAGTGGAGACGGTGGACAGCGCCACACGCAGGGGACTGGGGGAACACGCTTACTGCag GAACCCTGATGAGGATCAGCTGCCGTGGTGTTACACAATGATGGACACACACATATCGTGGGAGTACTGCGACATCCCAGCCTGCAACAAACCACAGC cgGGCCGCAGAGCTCCTGTAATATCTGCTCCTCCACGTCCGTCCCGAAATCCCGCACGGGCTCCAGTGTGCGGAAAACGGCATAAGAAGCGAATCGGTCGGACACGAATCCTGGGTGGGACGTCTGCGTTACCCGGCGCTCACCCCTGGATGGCGGCGCTGTACATCGCAGACGAGTTCTGTGCGGGAACACTGGTGGCGTCCTGCTGGATCGTTTCAGCCGCTCACTGCTTCCTGCGCAA TCCATTCAAGTCTCAGATCCGGGTTGTTCTCGGTCAGCACTCCTTCAACGACACCGGCCCCAACACCAGGACGTTTGCTGTGGCCAACTACAGTTTCTACCCCGACTACACTCAGTTCGAGCCCACCCTAAATGATATCG tgTTGGTGAAGCTGAAGAAGCAGGACGGCCGCTGTGCTCCGAAAACCCCGTTCATCCGTCCGATCTGCCTGCCCACGAAAAACACCACATTCCCGGATCACTCCTGCTGCAAGATCTCCGGCTGGGGACACATGCACGAGA AGGCGAACTCGTACTCTAACCTGATGGAGGGTGTAGTGAAGATCATGCCGTTTGAGCAGTGCTCGTCTGCTGATGTTTACGGGTCAGAGGTCAGATCCGGGATGATGTGCGCCGGCAGCGACTCCTGTGTGGACGCCTGTCAG ggtGACTCTGGTGGTCCGCTGGCCTGTGAGTGTGAGGGTGTGAGTTACCTCTACGGGATCATCAGCTGGGGCGACGGATGCGGACGCTCCGGGAAACCGGGCGTTTACACACTCGTGCCCAAATACGCAGACTGGATCAACAGCGTCATCAGAAAACCCACCACAGTGAACAGAGTCAAGATCCGCGTCTGCGTCGGCCGCCAGTGCCAAACATAA